From the Clostridium sp. Marseille-P299 genome, one window contains:
- a CDS encoding NUDIX hydrolase, with translation MEGYKRLSRKLEHKGKVVDFYTDTMQLPDGRTAEWDYIHHKGASAIVPVAENGDIIMVRQYRNAPERYTLEIPAGGLNGAEDPMLAAARELEEETGFKSNKVEHLIDLYTTVGFCNELIHIYYTNELLPSKQHLDEDEFVEVERYSLDTLVQMILNGEIQDAKTISAILAYKSKMNL, from the coding sequence ATGGAAGGTTATAAAAGACTTAGCAGAAAGCTTGAACACAAAGGAAAAGTTGTAGACTTTTATACAGATACGATGCAGTTACCAGACGGTAGAACAGCAGAATGGGATTACATTCATCACAAAGGAGCCTCAGCGATTGTTCCGGTTGCTGAAAATGGTGATATCATCATGGTAAGACAATATCGTAATGCACCAGAACGTTATACCCTTGAAATACCCGCAGGCGGTTTAAATGGAGCAGAAGACCCAATGCTAGCAGCGGCAAGAGAACTAGAAGAGGAGACTGGATTTAAGTCGAATAAAGTAGAGCATTTAATAGATCTATATACAACCGTAGGATTTTGTAATGAATTAATTCATATATATTATACAAACGAATTATTACCATCTAAACAACATTTAGATGAGGATGAATTTGTTGAGGTTGAGCGTTATAGCCTAGATACTTTAGTTCAAATGATCTTAAATGGCGAAATTCAAGATGCGAAAACAATCTCTGCAATTTTAGCTTATAAAAGTAAAATGAATTTGTAA
- the proC gene encoding pyrroline-5-carboxylate reductase: MDKIGFIGVGNMGYPMFLGAIKAFGKERVTFTSATSKKSDWVKEQTGITCAINNSELVKECKYVVLAVKPQYFNDIYKELVGKITNEHILISLAAGISIEDMKHGFGADTRVVRSMPNTPALVGEGMTCISFSEDEFQDVEVSEIKEFFASVGKYEIINENLMNAAVCANGSSPAFVYMFVEALADSVVKYGIPRDKAYTLVAQTVLGATKMVLETGEHPGKLKDNVCSPGGTTIAGVAALEEYGFRNAIIKAADACYEKATSLKK; encoded by the coding sequence ATGGATAAAATAGGTTTTATTGGTGTTGGAAATATGGGTTATCCAATGTTTCTTGGAGCAATCAAAGCATTTGGAAAAGAGAGAGTAACATTTACTTCTGCTACAAGTAAAAAAAGTGATTGGGTAAAAGAGCAAACTGGAATTACATGTGCAATAAATAATAGTGAGTTAGTTAAAGAATGTAAATATGTTGTGTTAGCAGTAAAACCACAATATTTTAATGATATTTATAAAGAGCTTGTAGGAAAAATTACGAACGAACATATTTTAATTTCACTAGCAGCAGGTATTTCAATCGAAGATATGAAACATGGATTTGGTGCTGATACAAGAGTCGTTCGTTCTATGCCAAATACGCCAGCACTTGTTGGAGAAGGAATGACCTGCATTAGTTTTTCAGAAGATGAATTTCAAGATGTGGAAGTATCAGAAATAAAAGAGTTTTTTGCTTCTGTAGGTAAATATGAAATCATAAATGAGAACTTAATGAATGCTGCTGTGTGTGCCAATGGTAGTTCACCTGCCTTTGTTTATATGTTTGTGGAAGCACTGGCAGACAGTGTTGTGAAATATGGGATACCAAGAGATAAAGCATATACTTTAGTTGCACAAACGGTGCTTGGTGCAACGAAAATGGTACTTGAAACAGGAGAACATCCTGGAAAATTAAAAGATAATGTATGTTCACCAGGAGGGACAACAATCGCAGGTGTTGCAGCACTTGAAGAGTATGGATTCCGTAATGCTATTATAAAAGCTGCCGATGCTTGCTATGAAAAAGCAACATCACTTAAGAAATAA
- a CDS encoding pyridoxal phosphate-dependent aminotransferase, whose translation MSLSLSNKAKAVKPSSTLAITAKAKELKAKGIDVVGFGAGEPDFNTPDNINQAAIKAINEGFTKYTDASGILELKQAVCNKFKTFNNIDYKPEQIVISNGGKHSLTNIFQAILNPGDEVIIPAPYWLSYPEIVRLADGVPVFIRGEKENGYKVTAKQIADVCTEKTKAFVLNSPSNPSGMIYSKEELEEIAKVAIEKDFYVISDEMYEYLVYGDNEVVSIASLNDEIYKRTITCSGVAKSYAMTGWRIGFTASSPEIAKLMSSIQSHQTSNPNSIAQKAALEALNGPQEELKLMVEEFDRRRKCMCNLVSEIPYISALEPQGAFYLFIDVSKLFEMSYKGQKINDVGRLASILIEDYNVAVIPCADFGFDDHIRLSYAISTEQIEKGIGRIKKFVSDLS comes from the coding sequence ATGTCATTATCATTATCAAATAAAGCAAAGGCAGTTAAGCCATCATCAACATTAGCAATTACAGCAAAAGCGAAGGAATTAAAGGCAAAAGGCATTGATGTTGTAGGATTCGGAGCAGGAGAACCGGATTTTAATACTCCTGATAATATAAATCAAGCAGCGATTAAAGCGATAAATGAAGGGTTTACGAAATATACAGATGCTTCTGGTATTTTAGAATTAAAGCAAGCAGTTTGCAATAAATTTAAAACCTTTAATAACATAGATTATAAACCAGAGCAGATTGTTATTAGTAATGGTGGAAAGCATTCTCTTACAAATATTTTTCAGGCGATACTAAATCCTGGAGATGAAGTAATTATACCAGCACCTTATTGGTTAAGCTATCCAGAAATCGTTCGTTTAGCAGACGGGGTTCCTGTATTTATCCGTGGAGAAAAAGAAAATGGATATAAGGTTACTGCGAAGCAGATTGCTGATGTTTGTACAGAAAAAACGAAAGCATTTGTATTAAACTCTCCAAGCAATCCTAGTGGTATGATTTATTCCAAGGAAGAACTTGAAGAAATTGCAAAAGTAGCTATAGAAAAAGATTTTTATGTTATTTCAGATGAAATGTATGAATATCTTGTCTATGGTGATAATGAAGTCGTAAGTATTGCATCCCTAAATGATGAAATATATAAAAGAACCATTACATGTAGTGGTGTTGCAAAAAGTTATGCAATGACTGGTTGGAGAATTGGTTTTACAGCATCTAGTCCAGAAATCGCGAAGCTTATGAGTAGCATACAATCACATCAAACTTCAAATCCGAATTCAATCGCACAAAAGGCAGCGCTTGAAGCTCTTAACGGACCACAAGAAGAGTTGAAATTAATGGTAGAGGAATTTGATAGACGTAGAAAATGTATGTGTAATTTAGTAAGTGAGATACCATATATTTCAGCCCTTGAGCCACAAGGAGCTTTCTACTTGTTTATTGATGTTAGTAAATTGTTTGAAATGAGCTATAAAGGTCAAAAGATAAATGATGTCGGAAGACTTGCAAGTATATTAATTGAGGATTATAATGTAGCTGTTATACCTTGTGCGGACTTCGGTTTTGATGATCATATTCGTTTGTCTTATGCTATTTCAACGGAACAAATTGAAAAAGGAATTGGCAGAATTAAAAAATTCGTGTCTGATTTATCATAA
- a CDS encoding GNAT family N-acetyltransferase: MVHLVDINHNNWRESLMVSEEQTSFVSDTYRIMARAYAFKEHRSQAKFIYKDETPIGMLMFYDCEELEGYDLSQLFIDRRYQRKGYGSKATELVLQWMRQDRKYDKVYLCYIEGNEAAKAMYLELGFRHTDEIDGDEIIMVLDL, encoded by the coding sequence ATGGTACATTTAGTTGATATTAATCACAATAATTGGCGAGAAAGTTTAATGGTCAGTGAGGAGCAAACGTCTTTTGTTTCTGATACATATAGAATAATGGCAAGAGCATATGCATTTAAAGAACATAGAAGTCAAGCTAAATTTATTTATAAGGATGAAACACCGATTGGAATGCTTATGTTTTATGATTGTGAGGAATTAGAAGGATATGATCTTAGTCAGCTTTTCATTGATAGGAGATATCAGCGAAAAGGTTATGGATCTAAAGCAACTGAATTAGTTCTTCAGTGGATGAGACAGGATAGAAAATATGACAAGGTGTATCTGTGCTATATAGAAGGAAATGAAGCTGCAAAAGCAATGTATTTAGAATTAGGATTTCGTCATACAGATGAAATTGATGGAGATGAAATTATAATGGTTTTAGACTTATAA
- a CDS encoding GrpB family protein, with product MGKSLSEMSLEELWQLFPIFLMEHQEIWETWYDEEAAILKEVLNDKQIIRISHIGSTAIKGIWAKPIIDILIEVPKVCNMNVMKEVLIQNGYVCMSENEKRISFNKGYTENGFAMKVYHLHLRYVDDNDELYFRDYLNENPLLAKQYEELKLSLWKKYEHNRDGYTESKTEFISDCSKKAKKEYGNRYRY from the coding sequence ATGGGAAAATCACTATCTGAAATGAGTTTAGAGGAGTTGTGGCAGCTATTTCCTATTTTTTTAATGGAACATCAAGAAATATGGGAAACATGGTATGACGAAGAGGCTGCAATACTGAAGGAAGTACTGAATGATAAACAAATAATTCGTATCAGTCATATAGGTAGTACTGCAATCAAAGGAATCTGGGCAAAACCTATTATTGATATACTTATTGAAGTTCCAAAAGTTTGTAATATGAATGTGATGAAAGAAGTGTTAATTCAAAATGGATACGTATGCATGTCAGAAAATGAGAAACGTATTTCATTTAATAAAGGTTATACTGAAAATGGTTTCGCAATGAAAGTGTATCATCTGCATTTAAGGTATGTTGACGATAATGATGAACTGTATTTTAGAGATTACTTGAATGAAAATCCACTATTGGCAAAGCAATATGAGGAACTGAAACTATCATTATGGAAGAAATATGAACATAATCGTGATGGATATACAGAAAGTAAAACAGAATTTATTTCTGATTGTTCCAAGAAAGCAAAAAAAGAATATGGAAATAGATATCGGTATTAA
- a CDS encoding N-acetyltransferase: MIREFEIKDLDVIMKIWLDSNMEVHDFIKGSYWTDNYEMVKNMLPDATIFVYEDNNIIQGFIGLMNNYIAGIFINANSRSQGIGKSLIDYVKKGYPELSLQVYKKNIRGVKFYLRENFIITKEQVDESTGEVELVMKWTK; encoded by the coding sequence ATGATTAGAGAATTTGAAATAAAAGATTTAGACGTAATTATGAAAATATGGTTAGATTCAAATATGGAGGTTCATGACTTTATCAAAGGCAGTTACTGGACTGATAATTATGAAATGGTAAAAAATATGTTACCAGATGCAACTATTTTTGTTTATGAAGATAATAATATAATTCAAGGATTTATCGGGTTAATGAATAATTATATTGCAGGAATTTTCATTAATGCAAATAGCCGATCTCAAGGGATAGGTAAATCTTTAATTGATTATGTCAAGAAGGGATATCCTGAATTGTCATTGCAAGTTTATAAGAAGAATATACGTGGGGTTAAATTTTACTTAAGAGAAAATTTTATAATTACAAAAGAGCAAGTGGATGAGAGTACTGGTGAAGTAGAGCTTGTTATGAAGTGGACAAAATAA
- a CDS encoding isochorismatase family protein: MDVQKNYMEKYDNNLLFEINKRIRQVDENNDFVIYVKNVKRLRSGEVVYDFADNLNICSSHIIYKEKASVFSNDILTEMFLQNNISEIEMIGIDGNSCIESSAIDACKLGYTVVLRCKYIGVQNIGRFEQKKESLIKQGVTIYK; this comes from the coding sequence ATTGATGTACAGAAAAATTATATGGAAAAGTATGATAATAACCTGCTATTTGAAATAAATAAACGTATACGACAAGTAGATGAAAATAATGATTTTGTAATATATGTTAAAAATGTTAAGCGACTAAGAAGTGGTGAAGTGGTTTATGATTTTGCGGACAACCTCAATATATGTTCTTCTCATATTATTTACAAAGAAAAAGCAAGCGTTTTTTCAAATGATATTTTAACAGAAATGTTTCTGCAGAACAATATTTCTGAAATCGAAATGATTGGAATTGACGGAAATAGCTGCATCGAAAGTAGTGCTATAGACGCTTGCAAGCTTGGGTATACAGTAGTTCTGCGATGTAAATATATTGGTGTACAGAACATAGGACGGTTTGAACAGAAAAAAGAATCTCTGATCAAGCAAGGTGTTACTATTTATAAATAA
- a CDS encoding alpha/beta fold hydrolase, whose protein sequence is MKKENSIYKSEKGKLEVLNLYDRQLNRLPIKYSDLWVNTTFGKTHLIVTGNTSGIPLLIFHGGNSTTAYNLLACEFLFKNFYIYAVDTIGHPGKSDEVCLSASNYDYGEWASEVISEIGYESIFCFGGSYGAGIIAKTMCVAPEKIKRAVLYVPSGIRNAPAINSVGMMFPMILYWITHQERWLRKCMLPMAVTKENITKDIYDTAKCSIDFSKIKAGMPSNVKASDMKKCSAPTLVMAGEKDCLFPAKRVIPQAKKIIPNCTTYLLRNRGHMSALTEKEKRMIIKFLINEKR, encoded by the coding sequence ATGAAGAAGGAAAATTCTATATATAAATCAGAGAAGGGTAAGTTAGAAGTTTTAAATTTATATGATAGACAGCTAAATCGGTTACCTATAAAATATTCAGATTTGTGGGTAAATACGACTTTTGGAAAAACTCACCTGATTGTTACGGGAAACACATCAGGAATACCGCTACTTATTTTTCATGGCGGGAATTCAACAACAGCATACAATTTACTTGCTTGTGAATTCTTATTTAAGAACTTTTATATCTATGCGGTTGATACAATCGGACACCCAGGGAAAAGTGACGAGGTATGTTTATCTGCCTCGAATTACGATTATGGAGAATGGGCCAGCGAAGTTATTTCCGAAATAGGTTATGAGAGTATATTTTGTTTTGGCGGATCTTATGGTGCAGGAATAATAGCAAAAACTATGTGCGTTGCGCCAGAAAAGATAAAAAGGGCAGTATTATATGTCCCTTCAGGAATAAGGAATGCACCAGCAATAAACAGTGTCGGAATGATGTTTCCAATGATTTTATATTGGATAACTCATCAGGAAAGATGGCTGAGAAAATGCATGCTACCAATGGCCGTTACCAAAGAGAATATTACAAAGGATATATACGATACTGCAAAATGCAGCATCGATTTTTCTAAAATTAAAGCTGGAATGCCTAGTAATGTAAAAGCTTCAGATATGAAAAAATGTTCAGCTCCAACATTAGTTATGGCAGGTGAAAAGGATTGCTTATTTCCTGCCAAAAGAGTAATTCCACAGGCAAAGAAGATTATACCGAATTGTACTACATATCTGCTTAGAAACAGAGGGCATATGAGCGCTTTGACGGAGAAAGAAAAACGAATGATAATTAAATTTTTAATTAATGAAAAAAGGTAG
- a CDS encoding GNAT family N-acetyltransferase, with protein MIKEIIIRPEKEIEFEIIDEMVKRSFREGIKSDGIDEMELVHEIRASKYYIPELSFVAMKGDVIVGHFMFSYFPLSKEKNLGNYDKEIIVTPTVLLAPVAVNADYFRQGIGSIMLNLGIEQVKKRGYIGIQVEGNPKFYNKLGFITSSNYGIYPTTGYPMQHPECLMVQETYEGSLKDIHGYVDYSMYEHA; from the coding sequence ATGATAAAAGAGATAATAATAAGACCTGAAAAAGAAATAGAATTTGAGATAATTGATGAAATGGTAAAACGATCTTTTCGTGAGGGAATAAAAAGTGACGGAATAGATGAAATGGAATTAGTGCATGAAATACGTGCTTCAAAATATTATATACCTGAGCTTTCATTTGTTGCTATGAAAGGAGATGTAATTGTAGGGCATTTTATGTTTTCGTATTTTCCTCTATCAAAAGAAAAAAACTTAGGCAATTATGATAAGGAAATAATTGTTACGCCTACTGTATTGCTTGCTCCTGTTGCAGTGAATGCAGATTATTTTAGGCAAGGCATTGGTAGTATTATGTTGAACTTGGGAATTGAGCAAGTAAAGAAGAGAGGATATATTGGCATTCAAGTTGAGGGAAATCCTAAATTTTATAACAAATTAGGTTTTATTACTTCATCTAATTATGGAATTTATCCTACTACAGGTTATCCTATGCAACACCCAGAATGTCTAATGGTTCAAGAAACCTATGAGGGTTCATTAAAAGATATTCATGGATATGTTGATTATAGTATGTATGAACACGCATAA
- a CDS encoding GNAT family N-acetyltransferase: MNEIILIKPTMEYADDILNFRQDIFDSNDTDSFAGCGNLKEYLSASEWIKYINMMESEETCPKDRVTSNVYIAVRLSDHRIVGAIDFRHHINHPILSEWGGHIGYSVRPDERSKGYSKEMLRQNLKNCKDYGLEKVMITCDWDNIGSEKTIISNGGIFEKDIYVDGIKMKRYWIYL, translated from the coding sequence ATGAATGAGATTATATTAATAAAGCCTACAATGGAATACGCAGACGATATTCTAAATTTTCGTCAAGATATCTTTGATTCAAATGATACAGATAGTTTTGCAGGATGTGGTAATTTGAAAGAATATCTATCAGCAAGTGAGTGGATTAAATACATAAATATGATGGAATCTGAAGAAACTTGCCCAAAAGATAGAGTTACATCAAATGTCTATATTGCAGTTCGATTATCTGATCATAGAATTGTAGGAGCGATTGATTTTAGACATCACATAAATCATCCGATTTTAAGTGAATGGGGAGGGCACATCGGATATTCTGTCCGCCCTGATGAAAGAAGTAAGGGATATTCAAAGGAAATGCTTAGACAAAACCTGAAGAATTGTAAGGATTATGGTTTGGAAAAAGTAATGATTACTTGTGATTGGGATAATATAGGCAGTGAAAAAACTATTATCTCCAATGGTGGAATCTTTGAAAAGGACATTTATGTAGATGGAATTAAAATGAAGAGGTACTGGATATACCTATAA
- a CDS encoding GNAT family N-acetyltransferase — protein sequence MNIPTKRLLLVPLGPQYLISTHNYACDLDNTKYMVHLPNTDISETENFLARVQAEWQKSSPQFYEFAILLNNEHIGAVSIYINNDKTEGELGWIISKKYWGNGYAVEAAREIINFAVQEFNIRKFIAHCDSENISSYKVMEKIGMKLSGRTKGRRNKYSNEDREDLMYSLEIGKK from the coding sequence ATGAACATACCTACAAAAAGACTACTATTGGTACCATTAGGACCTCAATATCTGATATCTACACATAATTATGCGTGTGATCTTGATAACACGAAATATATGGTTCATTTACCTAATACCGATATCAGTGAGACTGAGAACTTTTTAGCTAGGGTTCAGGCAGAGTGGCAAAAAAGTAGCCCTCAATTTTATGAATTTGCTATTTTATTGAATAATGAGCATATCGGTGCAGTCAGTATTTATATTAACAATGATAAAACAGAAGGTGAGCTTGGTTGGATAATAAGTAAGAAATACTGGGGGAATGGATATGCGGTAGAAGCAGCAAGAGAAATTATCAACTTTGCAGTTCAAGAATTTAATATTAGAAAATTTATTGCACACTGTGATAGTGAAAATATTAGTTCATATAAAGTTATGGAGAAGATAGGAATGAAATTATCGGGTAGAACAAAGGGGCGCAGGAATAAATATTCCAATGAAGATAGAGAAGATTTAATGTATTCGCTTGAAATAGGAAAAAAATAA
- a CDS encoding serine hydrolase domain-containing protein: MDRDRIGTLENIFNKTVASKQIHECVLYVENTKGDFSYSNEFGDKNLNTPLLMASITKLFTTTCILILLEQKRLSLDDKVSKYFDDSIMHGLHIYGGQEYSYQLTISDLLFQISGLPDESEASRNGVNEICLGEDSYITFPEYVAKVKRQKPRFAPRTAHRAFYANINFDMLGKIIEEVTNLPLEHVYKQMIFEPLGLSNTYLPVCEKDFVPNTYYKDKAIHRPKIVMSSRASGGGITTAYELMIFIKSFFTGKLFNRTNFDKLAIYNKLQISKGPIYYGGGYMKIPLDGLTTLFMGKGELIGHSGSTGSFAFYYPYKDLFIVGDVNQMSNPALPIRLVIKLAMAIK; encoded by the coding sequence ATGGATAGAGATAGAATTGGAACTCTTGAGAATATTTTTAATAAAACTGTAGCGTCAAAGCAAATACATGAGTGTGTTTTATATGTGGAAAACACAAAAGGTGATTTTTCCTACAGTAACGAATTTGGAGATAAAAATTTAAATACTCCGTTATTAATGGCAAGTATTACAAAGTTATTTACTACTACTTGCATATTAATTTTACTAGAGCAAAAAAGATTATCTCTCGATGATAAAGTTTCTAAATATTTTGATGATTCTATTATGCATGGTCTCCATATCTATGGAGGGCAAGAATATTCATATCAACTGACCATATCAGATTTATTGTTTCAAATAAGTGGGTTACCGGATGAGTCTGAAGCAAGTAGAAATGGTGTAAATGAAATTTGTCTTGGTGAAGACTCCTATATTACCTTTCCAGAATATGTTGCGAAAGTAAAAAGGCAAAAACCACGTTTTGCACCTCGTACAGCTCACAGAGCCTTTTATGCTAACATTAATTTTGATATGCTAGGGAAGATTATTGAAGAAGTAACTAATTTGCCATTAGAACATGTGTATAAACAAATGATATTTGAACCATTAGGGTTGAGTAATACATATCTCCCTGTGTGTGAAAAGGATTTTGTACCTAATACATATTATAAGGATAAGGCGATACATCGTCCTAAAATTGTAATGAGTAGTCGTGCAAGCGGTGGGGGTATTACCACAGCATATGAGTTAATGATATTTATAAAGTCGTTCTTCACAGGAAAATTGTTTAATAGGACCAATTTTGACAAACTAGCAATATACAATAAACTTCAGATTTCCAAGGGACCTATTTACTATGGTGGTGGTTATATGAAAATACCCTTGGATGGACTAACAACACTATTTATGGGGAAGGGTGAGTTGATTGGGCATTCTGGTTCAACAGGTTCATTTGCATTTTACTATCCCTATAAAGATTTATTTATTGTTGGAGATGTGAATCAAATGTCAAATCCAGCGCTTCCTATAAGATTAGTAATTAAACTTGCAATGGCAATAAAGTAA
- a CDS encoding GNAT family N-acetyltransferase, producing the protein MDELTLVKPTKTLEQEIKQYCKEYYDYGETRINGSCGITHYKEFDEWLKLVHSIESETLSREDVHASTYLSIRKSDKKIIGTIQLRHSLSDKLIPYGGHIGYGIRPLERGKGYATIQLRLVLEEAKKLNIPKVMITCDKSNIGSAKAILKNGGILEWDGFYDLAGVDIEVYWILLQDNLS; encoded by the coding sequence GTGGATGAATTAACATTAGTAAAGCCAACTAAAACTTTGGAACAAGAGATAAAACAATACTGCAAAGAATATTACGATTATGGAGAAACACGCATTAACGGTAGCTGCGGAATCACACATTACAAAGAATTTGATGAGTGGTTAAAATTAGTACATTCCATTGAAAGTGAAACACTATCAAGAGAAGATGTTCATGCATCTACATATTTATCTATTAGAAAAAGTGATAAGAAAATTATAGGAACAATACAACTACGACATTCTTTATCAGATAAACTTATACCATATGGTGGCCATATTGGATATGGAATCCGTCCCTTAGAAAGAGGTAAAGGATATGCGACAATACAACTAAGATTAGTATTAGAAGAAGCTAAGAAACTTAATATTCCTAAAGTTATGATAACTTGTGATAAGAGTAATATAGGTTCTGCAAAAGCAATACTGAAAAATGGTGGAATCTTAGAATGGGATGGGTTTTATGATCTAGCTGGAGTCGATATTGAAGTCTATTGGATACTTCTCCAGGATAACCTTTCATAA
- a CDS encoding GyrI-like domain-containing protein, translated as MESKIIEVYKEHLPSLRFIGKCYTTADRIGGFGHKWGEWFENGWFSILEKIGELKDVENGYLGFMRCNGSDPENTFEYWIGMFFPVNTPVPEGFAYIDLAESDIAVCWIKGREDGGIYDMHHACISKFQENGFDNFKSDDNNRTYFFERYNCPRFTVPDETGNIILDYGIYLAE; from the coding sequence ATGGAATCGAAAATTATAGAGGTTTACAAAGAGCACTTACCTTCACTTCGTTTTATAGGAAAATGCTACACAACAGCTGACAGAATTGGTGGGTTTGGTCACAAATGGGGTGAGTGGTTTGAAAATGGATGGTTTTCCATACTTGAAAAGATAGGTGAGCTTAAAGATGTTGAAAATGGCTATCTTGGTTTTATGCGTTGCAATGGTTCTGATCCTGAAAACACTTTCGAGTATTGGATAGGTATGTTCTTTCCTGTTAACACTCCAGTACCAGAGGGATTTGCCTATATAGATCTTGCAGAAAGTGATATCGCTGTTTGCTGGATTAAGGGCAGAGAAGATGGTGGTATTTATGATATGCATCATGCCTGTATTTCTAAATTTCAAGAAAATGGATTTGATAATTTTAAATCTGATGATAATAACAGAACTTATTTTTTTGAAAGATACAATTGTCCACGCTTTACGGTACCAGATGAAACAGGTAATATAATTTTAGATTATGGAATTTATTTAGCAGAATAG
- a CDS encoding DUF3800 domain-containing protein, giving the protein MEVMYAFTNDSGNYGFKFDQDEISTHFIVTALLVNETKLELLNDEIDAVRSIYIQTDEIKSPSIIKNHKERLEILNELIKCDFQIFSVVVDKQMLLKDSGLMAKESFYKFINNLVHKELRNAFKKLVVCADETDGSDYIKCFCDYVRDNEDIPNLFGEREFYFENTKSKSLIWFTEFISETLSFIYGEKKKTDAPNYLKILDRKIIRIEHFPKVITKYVIEHSDILEKKSNEILTVCLRHVQVFLNKYEKSTEEERVHQVIVLKYLCFRFLHHETRKYIPTRELINILKYRTGKVVSMHYFRTRIIAKLRDEGVIIASSSKGYKIPSKVDELYDFINHGTTIIMPLLDRLKKCRDNIKIGTDGKLDLFDHSEYKTLKEFFDI; this is encoded by the coding sequence TTGGAAGTTATGTATGCTTTTACTAACGATTCGGGTAATTATGGATTCAAATTTGATCAAGATGAAATCTCTACACATTTTATCGTTACAGCTCTTCTAGTAAATGAAACTAAGTTAGAGCTACTAAACGATGAGATAGACGCAGTGCGTAGTATCTATATTCAAACAGATGAAATAAAATCTCCATCAATAATTAAAAATCATAAAGAGAGACTTGAAATACTAAATGAGTTAATAAAGTGTGATTTTCAAATATTTTCTGTTGTAGTGGATAAGCAAATGTTACTTAAGGATAGCGGGCTTATGGCGAAAGAGTCATTTTATAAATTTATAAATAATTTGGTACATAAAGAATTGCGAAATGCCTTTAAAAAATTAGTTGTATGTGCGGATGAAACTGACGGAAGTGACTATATAAAATGCTTTTGTGATTATGTAAGAGATAACGAGGACATACCAAATTTATTCGGTGAAAGGGAGTTCTATTTTGAAAACACAAAGAGCAAATCGCTTATTTGGTTCACAGAATTTATAAGTGAGACATTATCTTTTATATATGGAGAGAAGAAAAAAACAGACGCACCCAATTATTTGAAAATACTAGATAGAAAAATTATTCGGATAGAACATTTCCCTAAAGTTATAACGAAATATGTAATAGAACATAGTGATATTTTAGAGAAAAAGAGTAATGAAATTTTAACTGTATGTTTGCGACATGTACAAGTATTTTTAAATAAATATGAGAAGTCAACAGAGGAGGAGCGTGTACATCAAGTTATTGTATTAAAATATCTATGCTTTCGTTTTTTACATCATGAAACTAGAAAATATATACCTACAAGAGAACTCATTAATATTCTCAAGTATCGAACTGGAAAAGTTGTAAGTATGCATTATTTTCGTACTCGTATTATTGCAAAGTTAAGAGATGAAGGTGTTATTATAGCAAGTTCCTCAAAGGGTTATAAAATACCATCAAAGGTAGACGAGTTATATGACTTCATCAATCATGGTACAACGATTATTATGCCTTTGTTGGACCGATTAAAGAAGTGTCGAGATAATATTAAAATTGGAACGGATGGAAAACTAGATTTATTTGATCATTCGGAATATAAAACCCTTAAGGAATTCTTTGATATTTAA